The Winogradskyella schleiferi genome contains the following window.
CTTGAAATGAGGGTTCTGCCATGATTTTTAAATAATTTTGGCGCAATTCCTCTACATTTGGATAAAGCATTTCTGGAATATATGCGCCTCCAAACTCTCCGTAATAACCTTTTTCGTTAATGTTGTAACTCATACCTAAACTTTTCTAATTCTTCAATGTTTTTTAATCCTGGCTCTCTTTCAAATTTACTATTAATGTCAATAGCATAACAATATTTTGAAGCAGGATATTTTTTGAATTCTTTAATTTTTTCAATGTCTTCTAGGCCAATACCGCCACTTAAAAAATAGGGTTTGGTGGAAGGGTAATTTTTAAGAACATCCCAATTAAAACTGAAACCATTGCCTCCAGGTAATTTTCCTTTAGTATCAAATAAGAAAAAATCGCATACCTCTTCGTAAGGTTGAAGCACGTTAAAATTGAATTCGTCTTTAATACTAAAAACCTTTATGACGTTAACATGGTTTATTGCGGCGCAATATTCTGGCGACTCATGGCCATGCAATTGAACTACTTGCAAGTTAAATTTCTTTATCGTATCCAATACGATTTCTATTTTTTCATCCACAAAAACACCAACTTTTTTAATTGTATTTGGTAATTTAGGGATAGTAGTGGTGAATTGTCTAACCGATTTTTCATAAAATATAAAGCCCAAAAAGTCGGGTTGCAGTTTAGCAACAGCTTGGATATTATCCTCATATTTCATTCCACAGACCTTTAGTTTCATAATTCTTGCGAAAGCGGGAATCTTACCACGCTTCTTTCTTTTATAATTCCTGCGAAAACAAGAATCAATTTAGCTCAATTTTATTTTTCCATTTAAGATCTACAAGGTTTCAAAAACCTCGCAGGTCACTTATCGATTCTATGTGTTCTTTCCTTTTTTCATCCGAGTTAGAATTCTTCTCCTCTGGAGGAGCTAGTGGAGGCTTTTTTATATTAAGCTCTTTATAAATTGTTTCGCACTTTCTCCAGGATTATCAGTCTTCATGAAATTTTCACCAATTAAAAATCCTTGATAACCAAAAGGCTGCAACTCCTTTATGGCTTCGACTGAACTTATGCCACTTTCGGAGACTTTTACAAAATCGTCGGGAATTAATGTGCTTAATTCTTTTGATATTTCTAAGCTAACCTCAAAAGTTTTAAGATTTCTATTGTTTACGCCTAACATATCCAAAGATGGCATAATGGATTTATGTAATTCGTCTTCGTTATGTACTTCAAGTAAAACATCAAGATTTAAACGTTTTGCTAGTTCTGAAAATTGTTTGATTTCAGCTTTTGTTAAAATTGCAGCAATGAGTAAAATAGCATCTGCACCAATGGCTTTGGCTTCAATAATCTGATATTCATCAATAATGAATTCTTTTCGTAATAAGGGTAAGCTACAGCTTTCTCTGGCATTGATTAAATCGTCCATAGTGCCGCCAAAATAAATTTCATCGGTTAAAATTGACATGCCACAGACTCCGGCGTTTTCATAACCAATAGCAACATCTTCAACCAATGAAGTATCGTTGATAATGGATTTTGAAGGCGATTTACGCTTAAATTCAGCAATAATACCAGAGTTGCTGGCTCTTAATTTGTTTGAAAGTGAAGTCGTTTTCATTCCAAAATAAGGCAATTGCTCGTAAGCTTCAATAGGAATTAATTCTTTTTTGAGTTTAACTTCCTTGTGCTTGTCTTTAACTATTTTATCTAATATATTCATGTTTTTTAGTTTTCAGTCCGCAGTCCACAGTCCACAGTCCACAGTCCACAGTTCGCAGTCCGTAGTTCCGCTTCTTCACTTTATATTTCTGAAAATTGTCT
Protein-coding sequences here:
- a CDS encoding phosphoribosylanthranilate isomerase encodes the protein MKLKVCGMKYEDNIQAVAKLQPDFLGFIFYEKSVRQFTTTIPKLPNTIKKVGVFVDEKIEIVLDTIKKFNLQVVQLHGHESPEYCAAINHVNVIKVFSIKDEFNFNVLQPYEEVCDFFLFDTKGKLPGGNGFSFNWDVLKNYPSTKPYFLSGGIGLEDIEKIKEFKKYPASKYCYAIDINSKFEREPGLKNIEELEKFRYELQH
- the trpC gene encoding indole-3-glycerol phosphate synthase TrpC, with product MNILDKIVKDKHKEVKLKKELIPIEAYEQLPYFGMKTTSLSNKLRASNSGIIAEFKRKSPSKSIINDTSLVEDVAIGYENAGVCGMSILTDEIYFGGTMDDLINARESCSLPLLRKEFIIDEYQIIEAKAIGADAILLIAAILTKAEIKQFSELAKRLNLDVLLEVHNEDELHKSIMPSLDMLGVNNRNLKTFEVSLEISKELSTLIPDDFVKVSESGISSVEAIKELQPFGYQGFLIGENFMKTDNPGESAKQFIKSLI